The Stieleria maiorica genome includes the window AGCAATTCGTCCAGGTCATCGGTCCGGCCGACCGCCAGGGCCGTCAGGTACATTACTTCCAGCGAGCGGTCGCTATCGGTGATCGTGTTCATCACCGGATCGACCGCGTCGACCGCGGAGGGTGGCGATGACGAATCGGAGGACTCGGACAACTCGGTTTCGAACGGCGCCACCGCCTCGGCGACCTGATCGGTCAATCGAACCGGTTCGCGGCGAATGCCGCCGGTCCGCGAGGTCGGGCGGACCAGTGACGAGATGATTCGGCTGGCATCGGCACCGCTGCTTTGCCGTACGATGTCCACGCCGTGGGCGGCTTCGATCGCCGTCGGCTGTCCGGTTCCGGTAAAGATCAACAGCGTGCCGCCGATCTCGATTCGATCCCCGCTGAGCAGCTTTTGGTTGCCGATCCGTTTGCCGTTGACCTGGGTCCCGTTGCTGCTGTTCAGATCGACCAGATGGCAGTCGCTGGATGCATCGATCCGGATTTCGGCGTGGTTGCGGGATGCTTCGCTGTCGAGCAGTTGGACATCGTTTTGGGTGTCGCGTCCGATGCGCACGACGTCCCCGTCGAGCACAAAGTGCTTTCCTTGATCCCGTCCGCGAACAACGTAGAGCGATGCCATATCCCAAAGATAACGTGTTCGGATGGCGGTTTAACCCCGCGGCCGCCATTTCCCGGCCGCCGGTCGAGGTTTCTAGCTGGACAACGCCCCTTTGCTCCAGAAACACCGTGAATCGCCGGTCGAACGTAGCTACCTTCGCCAGAAGGTGGATCCACGGGGTTTTCCACGCTCGCATCGAACGTTGCTACGCCAAAGTGGCGCTGTCCAGCTAGGGAGGGTCACCATCGATCCACACGATCGACCCAGCGGTTAAGATAGTGTCGTCCTTCTGGGAGTTATTCCTATTCGCAAAAAGGGAGATTTATGGTTCAACCGCCACCGATCGAATCCGGCGTCGCATCCGACGGCGAAAATGACGCTGCAAAAGCTGCCGAATTGGTCAAAGCCTGCCAGGCCGTCCGGCAGCAGGTCGCGCGCATCGTCGTCGGCCAGGAGGATGTGATCGAGCAGTTGTTGATCGCGATCCTATCTCGCGGCCATTGCCTGCTCGAAGGCGTGCCGGGGCTGGCCAAGACGCTGATGATTCGCACGCTCGCCGAATCGATGCACCTGAAGTTTCACCGCATCCAGTTCACGCCCGACCTGATGCCCGGGGACATCACGGGAACGGACATCATTCAAGAGGACCCCGAAACGGGCCGACGTGAGTTGTTGTTCGAGCGCGGCCCCGTTTTCACCCAGATGTTGCTGGCCGACGAGATCAATCGGACGCCGCCGAAAACCCAAGCGGCCCTGCTGGAAGCGATGCAGGAACACGAAGTCACCGCCGGCGGGAAAACTTACAAGTTGGACGAACCATTCTTCGTCCTGGCGACTCAGAACCCGATCGAACAGGAGGGGACGTATCCGTTGCCCGAAGCCCAACGCGACCGGTTTCTGTTCCACGTGGTGGTTGATTATCCGAGTCGCGAGGAGGAATCGGAGATCGTCGACCGAACCACGTCGACGTTTGATACCACGGTTCAGCCCGTGGTCACGGGAGAGCAGATCATTGCGTTTCAAAAGACGGTCCGCCGCGTCCCGTTGCCGCCGC containing:
- a CDS encoding AAA family ATPase, whose translation is MVQPPPIESGVASDGENDAAKAAELVKACQAVRQQVARIVVGQEDVIEQLLIAILSRGHCLLEGVPGLAKTLMIRTLAESMHLKFHRIQFTPDLMPGDITGTDIIQEDPETGRRELLFERGPVFTQMLLADEINRTPPKTQAALLEAMQEHEVTAGGKTYKLDEPFFVLATQNPIEQEGTYPLPEAQRDRFLFHVVVDYPSREEESEIVDRTTSTFDTTVQPVVTGEQIIAFQKTVRRVPLPPHVKEWVLDAVRAVRPSDPNCAPWAKELIEWGPGPRASQQLVLASKARALMHGRPHVTIDDVQKLAFPVLRHRIVPTFTAEADGITVDDLIRRLVKDLAPKKSGAL